In the genome of Coturnix japonica isolate 7356 chromosome Z, Coturnix japonica 2.1, whole genome shotgun sequence, one region contains:
- the ERAP1 gene encoding endoplasmic reticulum aminopeptidase 1, with translation MTAPRWEVVVLVLVLVLASMGWCVSRTQGGGGSTPFPWDKVRLPRHVVPLHYHLLIHPNLTTFTFTGTVAIDIAVTQPTKAVVLHSKRLRITRAAIEAGARSTCTVRDVRVLQHPALEQLALLAAEPLCAGHNYTVSIQYSANLSDSFSGFYKSTYRTQEGELRVLASTHFEPTSARMAFPCFDEPAFKARFSIKIRREPNHLALSNMPLVKSMNIASGLVEDHFDTSVKMSTYLVAFIVSDFKSISKVTSHGVKISIYTVPEKIDQAHYALDAAVKLLDFYEDYFSIPYPLPKQDLAAIPDFQSGAMENWGLTTYRESALLYDPEKSSASSRLWITMIIAHELAHQWFGNLVTMEWWNDLWLNEGFAKFMELLSVNVTHPELGVEDYFLRRCFDAMEVDALNSSHPVSTPVEDPAQILEMFDEVSYEKGSCILNMLRDFLTADVFKAGLVQYLQKYSYQNTKNEDLWDSLTNICPTVGTENSELQGDGFCRRNQQSSSNTHWTKESLDVKAMMDTWTLQKGFPLVTVTVRGRNVHLQQEHYKKGVDSLSPTENGYLWHIPLTYITSRSHTVERFLMRTKTDVIILPEEAEWVKFNVDMNGYYIVHYEDDGWDRLINLLRENHTMISSNDRASLINNIFQLVRIKKLPISKAFDLTLYMKRETQIMPILQGMNELVPIYKLMERRDMDDTEKQLKDYIVSLFKDLIDKQLWSDEGSVSERMLRQSLLTFACVRRYQPCVDKAEEYFSKWQKSNGTLRLPADVKTAVYVVGAQTSEGWDFLLSKYQHHSFSVDKDKIASALSLTRNKDKLQWLMDEGLRGDIIKTQDFPYILVSVARNPSGHHLAWTFLRENWEKLVKKFELGSPSIAGMVTGVTNQYSTRPQLAQVKEFFSSLEEKSAQLRCIQQAIETIEDNIQWMDRYFEEIKTWLQKNHS, from the exons ATGACAGCGCCGCgctgggaggtggtggtgcTGGTGTTGGTGCTGGTGCTGGCGAGCATGGGGTGGTGTGTCAGCCGTACCCagggcggcggcggcagcaCGCCGTTTCCCTGGGACAAGGTGAGGCTCCCCAGGCACGTTGTCCCGCTGCACTACCACCTCCTCATCCATCCCAACCTCACCACGTTCACCTTCACCGGCACCGTGGCCATCGACATCGCGGTCACGCAGCCAACGAAAGCGGTCGTCCTACATAGCAAACGCCTGCGCATCACCAGGGCTGCCATCGAGGCGGGGGCAAGGAGTACCTGCACGGTGCGGGACGTGAGGGTGCTGCAGCACCCTGCCCTCgagcagctggcactgctggccGCCGAGCCGCTGTGCGCCGGGCACAACTACACCGTCAGCATCCAGTACTCGGCGAACCTCTCCGACTCCTTTTCCGGCTTCTATAAAAGCACTTACAGAACCCAGGAAGGAGAACTCAG AGTGCTTGCATCAACTCATTTTGAGCCTACATCTGCAAGAATGGCCTTCCCATGTTTTGACGAACCAGCCTTCAAAGCCAggttttcaattaaaattagAAGGGAACCAAATCACCTTGCATTGTCCAATATGCCTCTG gtgaaGTCCATGAATATAGCTTCAGGGCTTGTTGAGGACCATTTTGATACCAGCGTCAAGATGAGTACTTACCTCGTGGCCTTTATTGTTTCAGATTTTAAGTCCATCAGCAAAGTAACCAGTCACGGAGTTAAG ATTTCCATATACACAGTACCAGAAAAGATCGACCAGGCTCATTATGCACTGGATGCAGCAGTAAAACTTCTAGACTTTTACGAGGACTACTTCAGCATTCCCTACCCCTTACCTAAACAAG atTTAGCAGCTATTCCTGATTTTCAGTCTGGTGCTATGGAAAACTGGGGGTTGACCACATACCGGGAATCTGCATTGCTATATGATCCTGAAAAGTCTTCAGCATCCTCTAGGCTTTGGATTACTATGATAATAGCCCATGAGCTGGCTCACCAG tggTTTGGCAACCTCGTTACCATGGAGTGGTGGAATGATCTGTGGTTAAATGAAGGGTTTGCAAAGTTTATGGAACTCCTGTCAGTAAACGTTACCCATCCAGAACTGGGAGTT GAAGATTATTTCTTAAGAAGATGTTTTGATGCCATGGAAGTGGATGCCTTAAATTCATCCCATCCTGTGTCTACTCCTGTGGAGGATCCAGCTCAGATTTTAGAAATGTTTGATGAAGTTTCATATGAGAAG GGATCATGTATATTAAACATGCTGAGGGACTTCCTGACTGCGGATGTGTTTAAGGCTGGACTGGTGCAGTATCTACAGAAATACAGCTATCAGAATACTAAGAATGAAGATTTGTGGGACAGTTTAACAAAT ATTTGTCCCACAGTAGGTACTGAAAACAGTGAACTACAGGGTGACGGCTTTTGCAGAAGAAACCAGCAGTCATCTTCAAATACA CACTGGACCAAAGAGTCCCTAGATGTGAAGGCAATGATGGACACTTGGACACTACAAAAAGGTTTCCCCCTGGTAACTGTCACCGTGAGAGGAAGGAACGTCCACTTGCAGCAGGAGCACTACAAGAAAGGAGTGGATTCTCTTTCACCCACAGAAAATGG GTACTTGTGGCACATTCCACTAACTTACATTACCAGCAGATCTCATACTGTTGAAAGATTTTTGATGAGAACCAAAACAG ATGTCATTATCCTTCCAGAAGAAGCTGAATGGGTTAAATTCAATGTGGACATGAATGGTTATTACATTGTGCACTATGAAGATGATGGATGGGATCGTCTGATCAACCTTTTGAGAGAGAACCATACAATGATTAGCAGCAATGACAGAGCAAGTCTCATTAACAATATATTCCAGCTTGTGAG AATAAAAAAACTGCCAATTTCCAAAGCTTTTGATTTAACTTTATACATGAAACGAGAAACACAGATCATGCCCATACTCCAAGGTATGAATGAGCTGGTTCCTATATACAAGCTCATGGAGCGGAGAGATATGGAtgacacagaaaaacagttaaAG GACTATATAGTCAGTCTATTTAAGGACCTAATTGACAAGCAGCTTTGGAGTGATGAAGGCTCAGTGTCTGAGAGAATGCTTCGGCAGTCCCTGCTGACATTTGCATGTGTGCGCAGGTACCAGCCCTGCGTGGACAAAGCGGAAGAGTATTTTTCAAAATGGCAGAAATCCAATGGAACCTTAAG GCTGCCAGCAGATGTGAAGACAGCAGTGTATGTCGTTGGAGCACAAACATCTGAAGGTTGGGATTTCCTCCTTAGTAAATACCAGCACCACTCCTTCAGTGTAGACAAAGATAAAATTGCATCAGCTCTCAGCCTCACCAGGAATAAGGACAAACTTCAGTG GCTAATGGATGAAGGTCTGCGTGGTGACATCATAAAAACTCAGGATTTTCCATACATTCTTGTGTCTGTTGCCAGAAATCCATCTGGCCACCATCTTGCTTGGACCTTCTTAAGGGAAAACTGGGAAAAACTCGTCAAAAA ATTTGAACTTGGTTCGCCATCCATAGCAGGCATGGTCACTGGAGTGACAAATCAGTACTCAACAAGGCCACAGCTTGCACAG GTAAAAGAATTCTTCAGttctctggaggaaaaaagtgcACAGCTTCGTTGTATCCAGCAAGCCATTGAAACCATTGAGGACAACATACAATGGATGGATAGATATTTTGAGGAAATCAAAACGTGGCTGCAAAAGAACCACTCCTAA